One window of Brachybacterium ginsengisoli genomic DNA carries:
- a CDS encoding GNAT family N-acetyltransferase has protein sequence MTAPPDEPPDEDLSMPLPDTSPAAALHVRARDPENLTTAPSAAPSGTEADTGTESAVDAGDAVLDNPAWSSLSGHHRSLAEGNEHVLRYPEDVSPFVGVRDWGHPDVWDAILEVFGHGAEVSVSHADPLLPEGWTPVFSVPGVQLVQTSRLVPRPDEEAVELGAADSAAMNALVERTKPGPFRSRTHELGRYVGIRRDGELIAMAGERLHPAGWTEISAVAVDERHRRQGLASRLVLDVAFHIQQRGDRALMHASAANTSAIAGYEKLGFALRRRLEFGAVRTP, from the coding sequence GTGACCGCACCTCCTGACGAACCACCTGACGAGGACCTCTCCATGCCGCTCCCGGACACCTCCCCCGCCGCCGCCCTGCACGTCCGCGCACGGGATCCGGAGAACCTCACCACCGCTCCGTCGGCCGCTCCGTCCGGCACCGAGGCGGACACCGGGACCGAGAGCGCCGTCGATGCGGGCGACGCCGTGCTGGACAACCCCGCCTGGTCCTCCCTGAGCGGGCACCACCGCTCGCTCGCCGAGGGCAACGAGCACGTGCTGCGCTATCCAGAGGACGTCTCCCCCTTCGTCGGCGTGCGGGACTGGGGCCACCCGGACGTGTGGGACGCGATCCTGGAGGTGTTCGGGCACGGCGCGGAGGTGAGCGTCTCCCACGCGGATCCGCTGCTGCCGGAGGGCTGGACCCCGGTGTTCTCCGTCCCCGGCGTGCAGCTGGTCCAGACCTCCCGCCTCGTGCCACGACCGGACGAGGAGGCGGTGGAGCTGGGCGCCGCCGACAGCGCCGCAATGAACGCCCTGGTGGAGCGAACCAAGCCCGGCCCGTTCCGTTCCCGCACCCACGAGCTGGGCCGCTACGTGGGCATCCGGCGCGACGGCGAGCTGATCGCGATGGCCGGGGAGCGCCTGCATCCGGCGGGCTGGACCGAGATCAGCGCGGTCGCGGTCGACGAGCGCCACCGCCGTCAGGGTCTCGCCTCGCGCCTCGTGCTCGACGTCGCCTTCCACATCCAGCAGCGCGGCGACCGGGCGCTGATGCACGCCTCTGCCGCCAACACCTCGGCGATCGCCGGCTACGAGAAGCTCGGCTTCGCCCTGCGGCGTCGGCTCGAGTTCGGGGCCGTCCGCACTCCGTGA
- a CDS encoding SRPBCC family protein produces MPVTDITHDLETLTLTITAQFAAPVERIWDIYADPRQLEKVWGPPEYPATVVDHSLTPGGRVTYYMTGPEGDRHYGYWSVLEVDQPRSFSYEDGFAHEDFSPNTDLPVSTSVSTFTAQDGGTRAVYVTTFASREGLQTVLDMGVEEGSRTAIDQIDGLVA; encoded by the coding sequence ATGCCCGTCACCGACATCACCCACGACCTCGAGACGCTCACCCTCACGATCACCGCGCAGTTCGCCGCTCCCGTGGAGAGGATCTGGGACATCTACGCCGACCCGCGCCAGCTCGAGAAGGTGTGGGGCCCGCCGGAGTACCCGGCCACGGTGGTCGACCACAGCCTCACCCCGGGCGGCCGCGTCACCTATTACATGACCGGCCCCGAGGGCGATCGCCACTACGGGTACTGGTCGGTGCTCGAGGTCGACCAGCCGAGGTCGTTCTCCTACGAGGACGGCTTCGCGCATGAGGACTTCAGCCCGAACACCGATCTGCCCGTCTCGACCAGCGTCAGCACCTTCACCGCGCAGGACGGCGGGACCCGGGCGGTGTACGTGACCACGTTCGCGAGCCGCGAGGGTCTGCAGACGGTGCTGGACATGGGTGTCGAGGAGGGCTCGCGCACGGCGATCGACCAGATCGACGGCCTCGTGGCCTGA
- a CDS encoding ArsR/SmtB family transcription factor → MQEGEEDRADAWFRALSDRTRRDILRRALAEEQSVSALARNYPMSLTAVQKHVAALERAGLLRRRRSGRETLARADVDGLRAAARLLEEIERRGREHIDRIDEMLHSERE, encoded by the coding sequence ATGCAGGAGGGCGAGGAGGACCGGGCCGACGCCTGGTTCCGCGCCCTCTCGGACCGCACCCGGCGCGACATCCTGCGCCGGGCGCTCGCGGAGGAGCAGTCGGTCTCCGCGCTGGCCCGGAACTACCCGATGAGCCTCACGGCCGTGCAGAAGCACGTCGCGGCGCTCGAGCGGGCCGGGCTCCTCCGCCGTCGACGCAGCGGGCGCGAGACCCTCGCCCGTGCCGACGTCGACGGACTCCGCGCCGCCGCCCGACTGCTCGAGGAGATCGAGCGGAGGGGCCGCGAGCACATCGACCGCATCGACGAGATGCTCCACTCCGAGCGGGAGTGA
- a CDS encoding 3-hydroxyacyl-CoA dehydrogenase NAD-binding domain-containing protein encodes MSSYTEHVTRVLTEDREHAGLGTVAVLTFAPPAGEERRPATLGPRSIEAVTGAIGTALDRAEAGEIQAIALTGTGKVFLAGADLSMFADPTAVSNVEGMTRAAHELQIRVRTSPVPVLAHLNGVALGGGLEVALLADVRTAAPGVKGLGLPETSLGILPGWGGTTLLQSVVGAETAVRMILEDPARDAQLSAEQALENGLVDELAEGLDEALDQFAALVAAHVDLDVSDADVVDPALAATAADAPADAPGAWAGREAPLPAADTPEAEALLDALDAPHGSAETRRTWAGRLEAQGAPAVARALRLLQELPGSTLADALEREATALGELVRSDAAAASMYSAEMLRHGKPGRAPVEGAREIRRVGVAGAGLMASQIAAQLALGLRVPVVMRDLDTATASKGLAAAREVIARTAARGSLDAAAATALADSLSATTDLQDLAGCDLVLEAVPEVLAIKKSVFAELESVLAEDALLVTNTSSLSVARMAEDLTHRGRVVGLHFFNPVAKMPLVEVIHTEDTDEAALATGLEVVRRMRKFAVRSADAPGFIVNRLLFRVLGAVLASVDAGADPAEVDASLDALGMPMRPFELLDLVGLAVADHVGTVLLEELGDRFHASPGLGAMAEKKARFTEPSRTAVHPPVSPTVAEVFGTDPSVAAAAPVGDALLEAVQDGLAEEIALMLDAGVVERPEQVDLALILGAGFPRHRGGVTPYLDASGASQRAVGRTFHGELFTGRG; translated from the coding sequence ATGAGCAGCTACACCGAGCACGTCACCCGAGTCCTCACAGAGGATCGCGAGCACGCGGGTCTGGGGACCGTGGCCGTGCTGACCTTCGCGCCGCCCGCGGGCGAGGAGCGCCGCCCCGCCACCCTCGGTCCCCGCTCGATCGAGGCCGTCACCGGCGCGATCGGCACCGCCCTGGACCGCGCCGAGGCTGGGGAGATCCAGGCCATCGCCCTGACCGGCACCGGGAAGGTCTTCCTCGCCGGCGCCGACCTGTCGATGTTCGCCGACCCCACTGCGGTCTCGAACGTCGAGGGCATGACCCGCGCCGCGCATGAGCTGCAGATCCGGGTGCGCACCAGCCCCGTCCCCGTCCTCGCCCATCTCAACGGGGTCGCCCTCGGCGGCGGCCTCGAGGTCGCGCTCCTGGCCGACGTGCGCACCGCCGCCCCCGGCGTGAAGGGCCTCGGCCTGCCGGAGACCAGCCTCGGGATCCTGCCCGGCTGGGGCGGCACCACGCTGCTGCAGTCCGTCGTCGGCGCCGAGACCGCCGTGCGGATGATCCTCGAGGACCCGGCGCGCGACGCCCAGCTGAGCGCCGAGCAGGCCCTCGAGAACGGCCTGGTCGACGAGCTGGCCGAGGGGCTCGACGAGGCGCTGGACCAGTTCGCCGCCCTGGTCGCCGCGCATGTGGACCTCGACGTGAGCGACGCCGACGTGGTGGACCCAGCACTCGCCGCGACCGCGGCCGACGCCCCCGCCGACGCCCCCGGCGCCTGGGCCGGCCGCGAGGCGCCGCTGCCCGCCGCCGACACCCCCGAGGCCGAGGCGCTGCTGGACGCCCTGGACGCCCCGCACGGGAGTGCGGAGACTCGCCGCACCTGGGCCGGTCGGCTCGAGGCGCAGGGCGCCCCCGCCGTCGCCCGGGCTCTCCGCCTGCTCCAGGAGCTGCCCGGCTCCACCCTCGCCGACGCCCTCGAGCGCGAGGCCACTGCGCTCGGCGAGCTGGTGCGCAGCGATGCGGCCGCCGCCTCGATGTACTCCGCCGAGATGCTGCGTCACGGCAAGCCCGGCCGCGCCCCTGTGGAGGGGGCGCGCGAGATCCGCCGCGTCGGTGTGGCCGGCGCCGGTCTCATGGCGTCCCAGATCGCCGCCCAGCTGGCCCTGGGCCTCCGGGTCCCCGTCGTTATGCGCGACCTCGACACGGCCACGGCCTCCAAGGGCCTCGCCGCCGCCCGCGAGGTGATCGCCCGGACCGCGGCCCGCGGGTCGCTCGACGCCGCCGCCGCGACCGCCCTCGCCGACAGCCTCTCCGCCACCACGGACCTCCAGGACCTCGCCGGCTGCGACCTCGTGCTCGAGGCCGTCCCCGAGGTGCTCGCGATCAAGAAGTCCGTCTTCGCCGAGCTCGAGAGCGTCCTGGCGGAGGACGCCCTGCTGGTCACCAACACCTCCTCGCTGTCGGTGGCGCGGATGGCGGAGGACCTCACCCACCGAGGGCGCGTCGTGGGCCTGCACTTCTTCAACCCCGTCGCCAAGATGCCCCTGGTCGAGGTGATCCACACCGAGGACACCGACGAGGCGGCCCTCGCCACCGGCCTCGAGGTGGTGCGGCGGATGCGCAAGTTCGCCGTGCGGAGCGCGGACGCGCCGGGCTTCATCGTCAACCGGCTCCTGTTCCGCGTGCTCGGAGCGGTGCTCGCCTCCGTAGACGCCGGCGCGGACCCGGCCGAGGTCGACGCCTCCCTCGACGCCCTCGGCATGCCCATGCGCCCCTTCGAGCTGCTGGATCTGGTGGGCCTCGCGGTCGCGGACCACGTGGGGACCGTGCTCCTCGAGGAGCTCGGCGACCGCTTCCACGCCTCCCCGGGCCTGGGCGCGATGGCCGAGAAGAAGGCCCGCTTCACCGAGCCGAGCAGGACCGCCGTGCACCCGCCGGTCTCCCCGACCGTCGCCGAGGTGTTCGGCACGGACCCGTCCGTCGCTGCCGCGGCACCCGTGGGCGACGCCCTGCTCGAGGCGGTCCAGGACGGCCTCGCCGAGGAGATCGCGCTGATGCTCGATGCCGGTGTGGTCGAACGGCCGGAGCAGGTGGACCTGGCCCTGATCCTGGGCGCCGGCTTCCCCCGGCACCGCGGCGGGGTCACGCCCTACCTCGACGCCTCGGGCGCCTCGCAGCGCGCCGTGGGCCGCACCTTCCACGGCGAGCTGTTCACCGGGCGGGGCTGA
- a CDS encoding aminotransferase class I/II-fold pyridoxal phosphate-dependent enzyme has protein sequence MITTGPWTRAADAAGLLQDGQALPTVFARMSARALEHDALNLGQGFPDDAPPDAVAEAAIAAIRQGRNQYPPGPGDAVLREAIAAHQAQWYGLQWDPASEVLVTTGATEALAATVLALVEPGDEVITLEPFYDQYAAIIALAGGVHRTVPLTSSTDPDTGDLVLDVSAGALREAFSERTRLVLVNTPHNPTGRMLSPEVLAAIVEEAERHDALIATDEVYEHLTFGAPHRPIAALPGAQDRTISISSAGKTFSVTGWKIGWVTASPELVTAITGAKQWLTYSSGAPFQPAVAAGLALPASAFEELAADLRGRRDLLTDGLREIGFRVSLADAGYFTVADAGPLGEPDADALAERLPTEAGVVAIPLSAFYRDGRAGEASAYLRLAFCKSRETIERALEQLDAWAAPRR, from the coding sequence ATGATCACCACCGGCCCCTGGACCCGTGCCGCCGACGCGGCCGGCCTGCTGCAGGACGGGCAGGCCCTCCCCACCGTGTTCGCCCGCATGTCCGCGCGCGCTCTCGAGCACGATGCGCTGAACCTCGGCCAGGGGTTCCCCGACGACGCCCCGCCCGATGCCGTCGCCGAGGCCGCGATCGCGGCGATCCGCCAGGGCCGCAACCAGTACCCGCCCGGCCCGGGGGACGCCGTGCTGCGCGAGGCGATCGCCGCTCATCAGGCGCAGTGGTACGGCCTGCAGTGGGATCCCGCGAGCGAGGTGCTGGTGACGACGGGCGCGACCGAGGCGCTCGCGGCGACGGTGCTGGCCCTGGTCGAGCCGGGCGACGAGGTGATCACCCTCGAGCCGTTCTACGACCAGTACGCCGCGATCATCGCCCTCGCCGGCGGGGTGCACCGCACCGTGCCGCTCACCTCGAGCACGGACCCCGACACCGGCGACCTGGTGCTGGACGTCTCCGCGGGCGCGCTGCGCGAGGCCTTCTCCGAGCGCACCCGGCTGGTTCTCGTGAACACCCCGCACAACCCCACCGGGAGGATGCTCTCGCCGGAGGTCCTCGCCGCGATCGTCGAGGAGGCGGAGCGCCACGACGCCCTGATCGCGACCGACGAGGTCTACGAGCACCTCACCTTCGGCGCCCCGCACCGGCCGATCGCCGCCCTGCCCGGGGCGCAGGACCGCACCATCTCGATCTCCTCCGCGGGCAAGACCTTCTCGGTGACCGGATGGAAGATCGGCTGGGTCACCGCCAGCCCGGAGCTGGTCACCGCGATCACCGGGGCGAAGCAGTGGCTGACCTACTCCTCGGGGGCACCGTTCCAGCCCGCGGTCGCGGCGGGCCTGGCGCTGCCGGCGTCGGCCTTCGAGGAGCTCGCCGCGGACCTGCGCGGCCGCCGCGACCTGCTCACCGACGGACTGCGGGAGATCGGCTTCCGCGTGAGCCTCGCCGACGCCGGGTACTTCACGGTCGCCGACGCGGGCCCGCTCGGGGAGCCCGACGCCGACGCGCTCGCGGAGCGGCTGCCGACGGAGGCCGGTGTGGTCGCGATCCCGCTGTCCGCCTTCTACCGCGACGGGCGGGCCGGCGAGGCGAGCGCCTACCTGCGTCTGGCCTTCTGCAAGAGCCGCGAGACGATCGAGCGGGCGCTCGAGCAGCTCGACGCCTGGGCGGCGCCGCGCCGCTGA
- a CDS encoding GtrA family protein yields the protein MLTPDPTAQETPARPTSTSTSLRDRSSAMLREHLRPTIQFLLVGGVVFLLDTAMYNLLVFWSPSHGWGTGLMHGTPLTAKVLTIAVASCLTYLGNRLWTFGDRPRPGTTRSIMLFILVNLIAAGLQLSCLGFSRYVLGLDSVLADNISGTLIGQVVSTSFRYVTYGRLVFPKH from the coding sequence GTGCTGACGCCGGATCCGACCGCGCAGGAGACCCCTGCCCGCCCCACTTCCACCAGCACCTCCCTGCGTGATCGCAGCTCCGCAATGCTCCGCGAGCATCTGCGCCCCACGATCCAGTTCCTGCTGGTGGGCGGCGTGGTGTTCCTGCTCGACACCGCGATGTACAACCTGCTCGTGTTCTGGAGCCCGAGCCACGGCTGGGGCACCGGGCTCATGCACGGGACCCCGCTGACCGCGAAGGTGCTGACCATCGCGGTCGCCTCCTGCCTGACCTATCTGGGCAACCGCCTGTGGACCTTCGGCGACCGCCCGCGGCCCGGCACCACCCGGTCGATCATGCTGTTCATCCTGGTCAACCTCATCGCGGCCGGCCTGCAGCTCTCCTGCCTGGGCTTCTCCCGCTACGTGCTGGGGCTCGACTCCGTGCTGGCTGACAACATCTCCGGCACCCTGATCGGGCAGGTCGTCTCGACCTCGTTCCGGTATGTCACCTACGGGCGGCTGGTCTTCCCGAAGCACTGA